CTTAGTAGAATATTCGAACCAATAACTCATTTTATAACAACCTCAGAAAAAACTGTAGATATTGCTGTGATGACCATATCCTCTTCGGTTctaataaatacaatattaaaTGTGTTACGAAAAGGAATTCGTGTgagaattattttgaattatgCTCACAGTGAAAATGTGCTGGTAAAAAAGCTTATTAAAAACGGTAATTTCttgcttttttaaaaataaataagttatttttttaatatttctttgtatGTAGGTGCTgatgtaatattttttgttgaaccTTCGACAACATGcagtttatttcattataaatatgCTATAAAAGATTATGGCACAAATAATCAAGCTGCATATTGTGGTTCTATTAATTGGACTGATTCTGCGTTTACCAGCAATTATGAagatttaacaatttcaacaaataaGTATATTGTAGATCGtttcaatgaaaattttaatgattctttcgaatatatcaaaaatatgaacaAGGCAaagacataaaaatattttagactttgtttaaaattgcttaaataagcttagaaataaaaagaaagtatatttttttaattttttttttaattaagaatcaTCAAAAGTCATTCGTCCTACACCATGGTTTTTAACATATCGCCTATATTGTTTATATTTGGTATTTTCAGCTAATTGtttcttcatattttcttcttcttcatgtTTCCAAATTGAAAAGTTGCTTTTTATCCATAATTCTCTTCTTAAAAACTCCTCCTTCTTCTCATCTTCAAGTTGATCAAACTGGTGTTGCcccattttcattaatttccttattaaaaacaatttctccTCAGTTTCGTAaggttttcttaaaatatcatGATTCCAAATCCATGAAACGTaccaaataatatattttactAAAGTATACGGACACAAAATCAATTGAATCCAAAGAATATCATAAAGTGTTGGTTTCGCATAAGCTCCTTTAATATCCATTTTGTTTTCGATAATTTGTTGGATTATTTTATCTTGAGCTTCCTTTAATTCGCTTTTTGATCGCCTTTTTTTGTCATTagctaataaatttaataaacccTCTTCTTTTGCGATGTCCATTGCTCTATTTCGATACTTTGGCAcggaaacaaaatattttatggcTGTATTATATCGTTGCCACGAACTGTAGTATTGAACCACTGAAATAATTGTTATGGTCACAATTAAAACGATTCGTACATCGACTTTTGGGGCAACCCTTCTTCTGTAATATCGATAATAATGCGCGTAAAATTCGTCGGGATTATCCAACATGTAATCGTAATCCGAACGAGAATCATcgtcttttaaaatttcataagcattggcaatttctttaaatttctcTTCCGCTATTTGTTTCGCTTCTTTGTCTCGATGTAAATCGGGATGGAATTGCCGCGCTAGTTTCCGGTAATTTTTGGCGATATCATTCTTCGTTGAATCTCTTGAAACACCGAGTAATGTGTAACAATTTTCTTTACCACAATATAGACCTTCCAGAAGTTGTCCGTGAACCAGCGATGAGGTTAAATaggttaaaacaattaataagattaaacactcattttttTGATGCCGCatgtttagttttttattGGGTTTAACATCAGCCACGTTTAAAAGCCACGTTTGAACAAAACATCGACATTCCGGCAGAGATTTTAGGTTAGAtcattttgacattgacattttaaacgtaaacgataaattttcttttagataGCCGGTAAAAAAGGAACCCATAATTAATTCAACGTTGAGTTTAAAG
This region of Onthophagus taurus isolate NC chromosome 3, IU_Otau_3.0, whole genome shotgun sequence genomic DNA includes:
- the LOC111413766 gene encoding uncharacterized protein → MNLIISNSLNVLLLFSSIYLWKWYFRLKKTHEKIIETYRCHNTVIIYSRRRGISGWPKYNVDPYRIEFKNLSRIFEPITHFITTSEKTVDIAVMTISSSVLINTILNVLRKGIRVRIILNYAHSENVLVKKLIKNGADVIFFVEPSTTCSLFHYKYAIKDYGTNNQAAYCGSINWTDSAFTSNYEDLTISTNKYIVDRFNENFNDSFEYIKNMNKAKT
- the LOC111413765 gene encoding dnaJ homolog subfamily C member 25 homolog, with translation MRHQKNECLILLIVLTYLTSSLVHGQLLEGLYCGKENCYTLLGVSRDSTKNDIAKNYRKLARQFHPDLHRDKEAKQIAEEKFKEIANAYEILKDDDSRSDYDYMLDNPDEFYAHYYRYYRRRVAPKVDVRIVLIVTITIISVVQYYSSWQRYNTAIKYFVSVPKYRNRAMDIAKEEGLLNLLANDKKRRSKSELKEAQDKIIQQIIENKMDIKGAYAKPTLYDILWIQLILCPYTLVKYIIWYVSWIWNHDILRKPYETEEKLFLIRKLMKMGQHQFDQLEDEKKEEFLRRELWIKSNFSIWKHEEEENMKKQLAENTKYKQYRRYVKNHGVGRMTFDDS